In the Streptomyces sp. NBC_00525 genome, one interval contains:
- a CDS encoding metallopeptidase family protein: protein MLEMTREAFEELVAEALDRIPPELTRLMDNVAVFVEDEPEADDPELLGLYEGTPLTERGEWYAGVLPDRITIYRGPTLRMCESREDVVAETEITVVHEIAHHFGIDDERLHALGYG from the coding sequence GTGCTGGAGATGACGCGAGAAGCGTTCGAGGAACTGGTCGCCGAGGCGCTGGACCGGATTCCGCCGGAGCTGACCCGGCTGATGGACAACGTCGCGGTCTTCGTCGAGGACGAACCGGAGGCCGACGACCCGGAACTGCTCGGGCTGTACGAGGGCACGCCACTGACCGAGCGCGGTGAGTGGTACGCGGGCGTCCTGCCGGACCGGATCACCATCTACCGGGGGCCGACGCTGCGGATGTGCGAGAGCCGCGAGGACGTGGTGGCGGAGACGGAGATCACCGTCGTCCACGAGATCGCCCACCACTTCGGCATCGACGACGAGCGGCTGCACGCGCTCGGTTACGGGTGA
- a CDS encoding metallophosphoesterase family protein translates to MARVPFLPRRPFRRPPGRRAPGGGPFAAPRPFLRALGMVAVVLFGAWLGLLAVGGVRAPVGPMDTTMTLRPSLDGGTRIDVSPLGSLELDSHHAPVRLDVDVDRLDPVRSQALVRHPERLAGLEDEVTDDVAAGTRELALRSCVAVVTGATALGLAVYRRPRRALGAGGLALALLAASGVGVYATWNPKSVLEPRFSGLLSSAPSVVGDARSIVTDFDVYQRELARLVTNVTKLYDATSTLPVYRPDPATLRVLHVSDIHLNPAAWHIIGSLVEQYDIDVIIDSGDTMDHGTAVENGFLDPIADLGAPYVWVRGNHDSAQTQKYLADRKRFPNVRVLDQGRAVNVGGLRVAGVGDPQFTPDRTGPEQAADVQSVAGRTLAAALREQRRSGTPVDIAVAHEPEAVRETDGEVPLALAGHVHHRRNEVLDGGTRLMVEGSTGGGGLRAVQNEKPEQVLASVLYLDRATRRLQAWDEITLGGLGLTKAEVSRHLPQPDAVPGSPPPTAPAPSP, encoded by the coding sequence ATGGCCCGCGTCCCCTTCCTCCCCCGCCGTCCCTTCCGCCGCCCGCCGGGCCGCCGCGCCCCCGGCGGAGGACCCTTCGCCGCGCCGCGCCCGTTCCTCCGGGCGCTCGGCATGGTCGCCGTGGTGCTGTTCGGCGCGTGGCTCGGGCTGCTGGCGGTCGGCGGCGTACGGGCGCCGGTGGGCCCGATGGACACGACGATGACGCTGCGGCCCTCGCTCGACGGCGGCACCCGGATCGACGTCTCCCCGCTGGGCTCCCTGGAACTGGACTCGCACCACGCCCCGGTCCGCCTGGACGTCGATGTGGACCGGCTCGACCCGGTCCGCTCCCAGGCCCTGGTCCGGCATCCGGAGCGGCTGGCCGGGCTGGAGGACGAGGTCACCGACGACGTGGCCGCCGGCACCCGGGAGCTGGCCCTGCGCTCCTGCGTGGCTGTGGTGACCGGGGCCACCGCGCTGGGCCTGGCCGTCTACCGCAGGCCGCGCCGGGCGCTGGGCGCGGGCGGCCTGGCCCTCGCGCTGCTGGCCGCGTCCGGCGTCGGCGTGTACGCCACCTGGAACCCGAAGTCGGTCCTGGAGCCCCGGTTCTCCGGGCTGCTCTCCAGCGCCCCGTCCGTCGTCGGCGACGCCCGCTCGATCGTCACCGACTTCGACGTCTACCAGCGGGAGCTGGCCCGCCTGGTCACCAACGTCACCAAGCTGTACGACGCCACCTCCACGCTCCCCGTCTACCGCCCGGACCCGGCGACCCTGCGCGTCCTGCACGTCTCCGACATCCACCTCAACCCGGCCGCGTGGCACATCATCGGCTCGCTCGTCGAGCAGTACGACATCGACGTGATCATCGACTCGGGCGACACGATGGACCACGGCACCGCCGTCGAGAACGGCTTCCTGGACCCGATCGCCGACCTCGGCGCGCCCTACGTCTGGGTGCGCGGGAACCACGACTCGGCGCAGACGCAGAAGTACCTGGCGGACCGGAAGCGGTTCCCCAATGTGCGCGTCCTGGACCAGGGGCGGGCGGTGAACGTCGGCGGGCTGCGGGTCGCCGGGGTCGGGGACCCGCAGTTCACCCCGGACCGGACCGGCCCCGAGCAGGCCGCGGACGTCCAGAGCGTGGCCGGGCGCACGCTGGCCGCCGCCCTGCGCGAGCAGCGGCGCTCCGGCACCCCGGTGGACATCGCCGTGGCCCATGAGCCGGAGGCGGTGCGGGAGACGGACGGCGAGGTTCCGCTGGCGCTGGCCGGCCATGTGCACCACCGGCGCAACGAGGTGCTCGACGGCGGAACGAGGCTGATGGTGGAGGGCTCGACGGGCGGCGGCGGACTGCGGGCCGTCCAGAACGAGAAGCCGGAGCAGGTGCTCGCCTCGGTGCTCTACCTGGACCGTGCCACGCGCCGGCTCCAGGCGTGGGACGAGATCACGCTGGGCGGTCTGGGCCTGACGAAGGCGGAGGTCAGCCGCCATCTGCCGCAGCCGGACGCCGTGCCGGGAAGCCCGCCCCCGACCGCCCCCGCCCCCTCCCCGTGA
- a CDS encoding CGNR zinc finger domain-containing protein, with product MKFVFVSGSAALDFVGTVRSRRENPLDQLVTPTDLSDWTAASGMLESPAPATRADLTSALRLREAIYRLMLASTGGLPLPAEDCAVLNRATNRIPVRQELRPDGTVVRSGTIGSVLATLARDAVELLTQPSGQVKECAAPSCTRLYVDRSRRSTRRWCDMTRCGNRAKAATHRSRH from the coding sequence GTGAAGTTCGTATTCGTCAGTGGCAGCGCGGCCCTTGACTTCGTCGGTACGGTCAGGAGCCGGCGCGAGAACCCGTTGGATCAGCTCGTCACCCCGACCGACCTCTCGGACTGGACCGCCGCCTCGGGAATGCTGGAGTCGCCGGCGCCGGCGACTCGGGCGGACCTGACCTCGGCCCTGCGGCTGCGCGAGGCCATCTACCGCCTGATGCTCGCCTCGACCGGAGGACTGCCCCTCCCGGCGGAGGACTGCGCCGTGCTCAACCGCGCCACGAACCGCATCCCGGTACGCCAGGAGTTGCGGCCCGACGGCACAGTCGTACGCAGCGGCACGATCGGCTCCGTCCTGGCGACGCTGGCCCGTGACGCCGTGGAACTGCTCACCCAGCCGTCCGGCCAGGTCAAGGAGTGCGCCGCGCCCAGCTGCACCCGGCTGTACGTGGACCGCTCCCGCCGTTCCACGCGCCGCTGGTGCGACATGACGCGCTGCGGCAACCGGGCCAAGGCGGCGACACACCGCTCGCGCCACTAG
- a CDS encoding DMT family transporter produces MQERDDVMTDDSESTAPPSPAVATPEAPATAGAPAWVSSSIPAVFVLLWSSAFIAAVIGTDAAPPLLLTFSRFAIAGVLLTAVALVSKSPWPKGKLLLHVVVTGLLMQAVQFGAFYTAISEGLPGGLVALIQGFNPVLIALMAGFFLGEKITRQQWLGFAVGGAGVALAVAGALDFSLTAIVLSFVGLLGLSAGTVYQKRFAQGADVRSGTALHFLASAPIMLVMTLTLEDPEVTDWGAFGGALAWIVLINSVGTFLLLNFMLKKQAASRVGTLFFLTPAVTAVMSWLAIGETLNLSAIIGLALGGLGVLLAARK; encoded by the coding sequence GTGCAGGAACGCGACGACGTGATGACCGACGACAGCGAGTCGACCGCGCCGCCATCCCCTGCGGTGGCCACCCCGGAGGCACCGGCCACCGCTGGAGCGCCCGCCTGGGTGTCCTCCTCCATCCCCGCCGTCTTCGTCCTCCTGTGGAGCAGCGCGTTCATCGCCGCGGTGATCGGCACCGACGCCGCACCGCCGCTGCTGCTGACCTTCTCCCGCTTCGCGATCGCGGGTGTGCTGCTCACAGCGGTCGCCCTGGTGTCCAAGTCGCCATGGCCGAAGGGCAAACTGCTGCTGCACGTCGTCGTCACCGGTCTGCTGATGCAGGCCGTGCAGTTCGGCGCCTTCTACACGGCCATCAGCGAAGGTCTGCCCGGCGGCCTGGTCGCGCTGATCCAGGGATTCAATCCCGTGCTGATCGCGCTGATGGCCGGCTTCTTCCTGGGCGAGAAGATCACCCGGCAGCAGTGGCTCGGCTTCGCCGTCGGCGGCGCCGGTGTCGCGCTGGCCGTCGCCGGCGCGCTGGACTTCTCCCTCACCGCGATCGTGCTCTCCTTCGTCGGTCTGCTCGGCCTGAGCGCCGGGACCGTGTACCAGAAGCGCTTCGCCCAGGGCGCGGACGTGCGCAGCGGCACCGCCCTGCACTTCCTGGCCAGCGCGCCGATCATGCTGGTGATGACGCTGACCCTGGAGGACCCGGAAGTCACCGACTGGGGGGCGTTCGGCGGTGCGCTGGCCTGGATCGTGCTGATCAACTCCGTGGGCACGTTCCTGCTGCTCAACTTCATGCTCAAGAAGCAGGCGGCGAGCCGGGTCGGCACGCTCTTCTTCCTCACCCCGGCCGTCACCGCCGTGATGTCCTGGCTGGCCATCGGCGAGACGCTCAACCTGTCGGCGATCATCGGCCTCGCCCTCGGCGGCCTCGGCGTCCTCCTCGCGGCACGCAAGTAA
- the pdhA gene encoding pyruvate dehydrogenase (acetyl-transferring) E1 component subunit alpha translates to MEKAPVDAEMIQLLTPEGKRVEHPDYPLEITSEDLRGLYRDMALTRRFDTEATALQRQGELGLWASLLGQEAAQIGSGRATRQEDYIFPCYREHGVAWTRGIDPLQLMGLYRGSSNGGWDPNENNFHLYTLVIGPPLLHATGYAMGVMRDGADMAVLSYFGDGASSQGDVAEAFTFATVNNAPVVFFCQNNQYAISTPTRRQTQHPISRRSAGWGFPGVRVDGNDVLACLAVTRYALDRARRGEGPMLIEAFTYRMAPHATSDDPTRYRDEAERAAWQRKDPIERLHRYLTESGQADEAFFDAVADEGEKLAHHVREGVRAMPDPPLTDLFDHVYAEEHAVVEEERAEFLAFQASLEAENPGGTTRYR, encoded by the coding sequence ATGGAAAAGGCCCCCGTCGACGCAGAGATGATCCAGCTGCTCACACCCGAGGGAAAGCGCGTCGAGCACCCCGATTACCCCCTGGAAATCACCTCCGAAGACCTACGCGGCCTTTACCGCGATATGGCGTTGACCCGCCGTTTCGACACAGAGGCCACAGCGTTGCAGCGTCAGGGCGAACTCGGCCTGTGGGCATCGCTGCTGGGTCAAGAGGCGGCCCAAATCGGTTCAGGCCGGGCGACCCGGCAGGAGGACTACATTTTCCCCTGCTATCGGGAGCACGGCGTCGCCTGGACCCGCGGTATCGACCCCCTTCAGCTCATGGGCCTGTACCGCGGATCGAGCAACGGGGGTTGGGACCCCAACGAGAACAATTTCCACCTGTACACCCTGGTCATCGGCCCGCCGCTGCTCCATGCGACCGGATACGCGATGGGGGTGATGCGGGACGGCGCCGATATGGCGGTACTTTCCTATTTCGGTGACGGCGCCTCCAGCCAGGGCGACGTGGCCGAGGCGTTCACCTTCGCCACCGTGAACAACGCGCCGGTGGTGTTCTTCTGCCAGAACAACCAGTACGCGATCTCCACACCCACGCGGCGACAGACCCAGCACCCGATCAGCCGGCGCTCGGCCGGCTGGGGATTCCCCGGTGTCCGGGTGGACGGCAACGACGTGCTCGCCTGCCTCGCGGTGACGCGGTACGCGCTCGACCGGGCCCGGCGCGGGGAGGGCCCCATGCTGATCGAGGCCTTTACGTACCGCATGGCCCCGCACGCGACCTCCGACGACCCGACGCGTTACCGGGACGAGGCCGAACGGGCCGCGTGGCAGCGCAAGGACCCCATCGAGCGCCTGCACCGGTATCTGACGGAGTCCGGACAGGCCGACGAGGCGTTCTTCGACGCCGTCGCGGACGAGGGCGAGAAGCTGGCACACCACGTCCGCGAGGGCGTGCGCGCCATGCCGGACCCGCCCCTCACCGACCTCTTCGATCACGTGTACGCGGAGGAGCACGCCGTCGTGGAGGAGGAGCGGGCGGAATTCCTGGCGTTCCAGGCCTCGCTGGAGGCCGAGAACCCGGGCGGGACGACGCGGTACCGATGA
- a CDS encoding glycosyltransferase family 2 protein, protein MSPAPRFSVICPAYNRSRALVPTLDSVRAQSFPDWELLVVSDGSTDDTDDWVRAAAAEDPRVRLVRAPRHGHPSGPRMIGLAEARGEFAAYIDHDDTWRADHLRVLLTAFETGADLVATGCERRNAAGEPTSRSDLLEVVWHPEIQLLGPMFEPSRVAHRRPLAEEAGGWRAGDGLEDWDLWLRMADRGLRFATVHERTAFLLDDSGTRRHRTVRRHRLPLAAHDDARRARETLLRLRSGAHDEEFRRAYVADTVEWYERMARTPEFAVPPGHHGDLRPEIERRAERAGGLWPDLVVVPDRGRFLLAQLLWCPTAEHARRVTELSARVQPRQLALVSAMA, encoded by the coding sequence GTGAGCCCCGCTCCGCGCTTCTCCGTCATCTGCCCCGCGTACAACCGCTCCCGCGCGCTGGTGCCCACGCTGGACTCCGTGCGCGCGCAGTCCTTCCCCGACTGGGAGCTGCTGGTCGTCTCGGACGGCAGTACCGACGACACGGACGACTGGGTGCGCGCCGCCGCCGCCGAGGACCCGCGCGTCCGGCTCGTCCGGGCGCCCCGGCACGGCCATCCCAGCGGGCCGCGCATGATCGGGCTGGCCGAGGCGCGCGGCGAGTTCGCCGCGTACATCGACCACGACGACACCTGGCGCGCGGACCATCTGCGGGTCCTGCTGACCGCCTTCGAGACGGGCGCCGACCTCGTCGCGACCGGCTGCGAGCGCAGGAACGCCGCCGGGGAGCCGACCTCGCGCTCCGACCTGCTCGAAGTGGTCTGGCACCCCGAGATCCAGCTCCTCGGACCGATGTTCGAGCCCTCGCGGGTCGCGCACCGCCGCCCGCTCGCCGAGGAGGCGGGCGGCTGGCGGGCCGGCGACGGGCTGGAGGACTGGGACCTGTGGCTGCGGATGGCCGACCGGGGCCTGCGCTTCGCGACGGTGCACGAGCGCACCGCGTTCCTGCTGGACGACAGCGGCACCCGCCGGCACCGCACGGTCCGCCGCCACCGGCTGCCGCTCGCCGCCCACGACGACGCCCGCCGGGCCCGCGAGACGCTGCTCCGGCTGCGGAGCGGGGCGCACGACGAGGAGTTCCGCCGCGCCTATGTCGCGGACACGGTGGAGTGGTACGAGCGGATGGCGCGGACACCCGAGTTCGCCGTGCCGCCGGGCCACCACGGCGACCTGCGCCCCGAGATCGAGCGGCGCGCCGAGCGGGCCGGCGGGCTGTGGCCGGATCTGGTGGTGGTCCCGGACCGGGGCCGCTTCCTGCTCGCCCAGCTCCTGTGGTGCCCCACGGCCGAACACGCCCGGCGGGTCACGGAACTCTCCGCACGGGTGCAGCCCCGGCAGCTGGCGCTCGTCTCCGCGATGGCGTGA